The genome window ataataataataataataataataataataaagaatgcccttaaaaaaagttacttttacgtgtgtgtttatgtgtatgatggAGATGGGTGGAGAATGAAGCTTCTTAGTTAGGGCCTGTAACTTTCTACCTGAAACtactctgtgcatgtgtgcttacgcatgtgtgtctgtgtgtctgtgtgtgttggagaTGGATGGAGGATGACGCTTCTTAGGCAGGACCTGTAACTTTCTGCCTGAAATCACTTACTGCCATGTGGTTTATATGTGGGAGTTGCATCCAACACTTTTCCAAGGTTGAATAACCCTTAACATCACAGAAAAAACATAGGACAAGGAGCAAAAATGTCTGAATTTGTGTCCAGGTCTCTTGCTAAAGTAGGTCACTATCAATAACCCCTTTCCTGGACTTTATGCTCCACTGAGAATAAAATTTGGCAGCATATTGAGAAGCACTGAAGAAAGTGAAATATAAAGATGTCATTGTTTTTGCAGAACCAGAAGGACCCCGGTGTCCTTGACCGCATGATGAAGAAGCTGGACATCGACTGTGATGGGCAGCTAGATTTCCAAGAGTTTCTCAACCTTATTGGCGGCTTAGCTGTAGCATGCCATGATTCCTTCCTCAGATCTTCCCAGAAGCGAATCTAATCCTCTCAGTTCCCTTCCAACCACCAAGTCATCACTTTCCCCGACCCCATCCACACCTGCACTGAGCCCAGCACACCTACCACAACATGCATCCCACGCCTGCTGGCGAAAATAAAACAAtgccatctttttaaaaaatgtacactGAGAGTCAGTAGATTTGTGTAAGGGATTGCGGCATGGAAACCGGTAGCAGGAGCTGCCTAGTAGACAGTGAAGATGCATGCCTCTTGGGTTTGCATGAAATCATGACCAATGAACATTGGAACCAGAACCAGCTTGGATTTCTCAGGTTGCTGCTCAGAGGCCATTTGTTGTCACAGTTCCCTGATTAAATGTCTATATCATAGGCCTGACCGAGGCTACAGTCAGAAAGCCAGGCCCTGCCTTTGATTTCCAGTGGGGAGGAGAACTAGAACACAGGATTCTCCCGCACGAGGGCGGATACCCCAGGAAGGGAGGAGGATAAGCCTATCACTGTGGCTGAATAGTGTGCTGCTGACATGTGAAGGACAGGAGCAAGCGTCTCAAGGATGAAGAGGGCGGTTCAGGAGAGGGGGCTGGAAAGGGGAAGGGACAGAATGGGACAAGAGATGTCAGTGTTTCATGTTTAGTACGGACTTCCTCACCTGCGGCTGGCTTTGGCTGCTATGAAGTCTTCAGTTTATAAGCCCCGTCACAAAGCAATACAGAGAAGGCCTGGATGGTGAGGAGCCAGGAGATGATAACACATTAGAGGAAAATGAGGAGAGGGTAACAGGTTGTGGCAGAAGTTAAGCAAAAAGTGGACCAGACTGTGAGGTGGTTTAGGCAGATAAAGGTCCAAAATGAAGTCAGTGCTTCAGGCTAACAAGTACCATGTTTTGGGGGTATAAGTATAGCTCCCTCCTAAGGACCTCCTTAATTGGCTACTGCGTAcgaatggggggaggggtagtCTGAAACCTGGAAAGGTCTCCATATTCCTTTTGCAGGTAcaccctggttttgttttgtttttctgtttttgttttttgttttttttaaaaaaaaacaataacaacaaaatcctaACATTGCCCCAGTGAAGAGATGGAAAAGGACCAAGCACGTTAAGGTAATGCTGGTCTGTTGGCTATTCTACAGTGGTTCCCCTTAAGTCATCAGGATTCAAGGAAACTAAATGGGAGATCTTTACTTGCCCATTGACATCATGTTCTGATAAGAAGAGCAATTGCTACCAACCTGCTTGAAGAATCCAACAACCCACCCTTACGGAGTGCCTGCTACCTGCAAAGAGAGTGGTAGAGAGATGCCAGGGGGGAGGGGTTGTTCTGATGGAGCTGATGAGTTCAGGAATGTGCTGTGTGGAGTGTGCCATTGGAAGGTTAGGTACCACTGGGCAGGTTCTAAGCTATTGTAACCCTCTAGAACTATTAACACCCGCACAAACACCTCGTTACTGCCATCTCTGTCTTGCCTTGGCTTGCTCTGCTCCATGTGTGTCCTTGTGGatgcttattaaaataatatttaaatcagtTTTCCTTTTCCAGTCCTGCTGGATGACTCCGGGACTAATTATTCTTAAATGCCTtagccataagctttggctcattccctggCTAGCTCATAACTTACTTAACCCATTTAAACTATTCTATGCCTACCACTTGGTTGATCCCAGCCTGCTTCATTCTTGGCATCTCTGCAGCATCTCCCCGAGTTCATCTACCTGCTGGCTTACATCTGTCTCTCCATGGCTCTCTCTCACTTTTTCTCCTAGTGTCTCCTTTTACTCTCaccatttcccagaatcctctgtcttcctgccagtgtcccacctcctatttcctgactCAGCTCATTGGCCTTCACTTTTTTAactgacaggtgatgcttataagagattctctctaaaGCTGCTGTCTCATCGTGACTTTATGGTGAATCCTCTTGGTGTCCCCACATGGTCTCTCCACACCTTGTCTTTGTGTCCCTCTCTTTCTACCTGTGAACCCTCTCACTAGGACCTGATGTCCTGCCTCTACTGTCCTCTCCTGCCTAGTTGTAGGCTTATCAGCTTTTTATTAACCAACTAGAGATGCTGGAAAATGGTTTGTGCATAACATTGAGACCAGAGATGCTTGACTACCATCCATACAGTAACCAGATGTCTGGGCACAAACGTCAGCATCTGAATATGCACTACTACACAAGGCCAACCCCCAACATACATGCAGtagagaaaaaggcagagaatTCTTGCTCTGAAGAGCCTTGCGCTCTCAGGTTCATCATGTCCCGGGTTGAGCTTACTGTCTTACCCTCCTGCAGTTCATCCTCTCCACTGTCCTCATTTCAGGCAATGACACATAGCGGCCTCACCCAAGAACATTGAGATCTGCTtcaatctctttttcttcctgccttaCTTCCCCATCAGATCCCCAAGCCCATTCAGTTCTCCCAGATTATCTCTCATTGCCACCTCTGACCCAGACCACGCCTCTTGTCTGATATGACAGTGGCTTCCCAGCTGGTCTCTGCACTGCCTCTGCCCTTCCTGCAGCATCTGATCAGGGTGCTGGCCAGCTGAAGGCCTTAGGAGGCTCCCCAGCGCTTTGGCATGTAGTTCTGTGTACTGTCTTGGTTTACTATCTCTTCTTGCCTTTCTTGCCTCCTATTTCCTGCTTCTAGCCCACTAAGTTTCAACACATTGAATTTGTATAGTTCTTTCCAAGTACTGGTCTTTGCTTGCCATGCCTGAGCTCTGTTATCCAACCCTATTACTAAACCTCATGCCCTAGCCTAAGTGGTCATTTCTTCCCACATTCAAGCTTATTTCATCTCTACACCTTCATTACTTTATTGCTGATTCTTCTCTGATACACGTAactatctctctgcttcctctgtctAAAAATGTCCACATGTCAAGTTCAGtcacctgaattcaattcccaaggCCCACATAGTAAAACGataaaactgactcctgcaagttgtgctctgacctccacaccaaCTCAGTTGAAAtgggtacatgtacacacagttaaaatttcttttaatatgtatttgttaTTGATCTCTAGCTTTTAAAGTCCTTTGTATTTTCTCTTATTACATGCAAATTTATTCAATATTCCCTGATctataaaaaaaagtttctaaggggccagagagatgggtcAATGGTTAAGAGTAGGTATGCtgagaggacctgaatttgattcccagcacccacaaaataTCTTACAACTGCATATAACAACTCCAGGGAGGTGCCACTCTTCCGGCCTCCATCAACACCTGCActtacattcatacacacacacacacacacacacacacacacacacacacacacacgaataaaaataagtacaaaaaCATAGTCttgcgggggctggagagatagctcagaggttaagagcactgactgcttttctgaagttcctgagttcaaattccagcaaccacatagtggcttacgaCCATCagtaacaccctcttctgatgtgtctgaaggaAGCTACggtgtatttagatataataataaataaatctttaaaaaatagattttggttttgtctgttttctgtgtagcccaggttggcctttaatttgcagtcctcctgcctgtctACCTTGGCTaactttatttatctattttagaTTATAAGAACTTCTAATAATCAAGGCTTGTAACAGAAGAGATCTGTCCGACAAAATGGAAAGTTTCTAATACATTTAAACATAATTCCATAAGTCACCATAAATCCACTACCCGGTAGtgaaaacaaccacaacaaattTGCATTATCCTTGTAACAGCCATGATCTGATTTCACATGCTTCTGCCAAATGGCTAAGATGGCCTGCTGGATACCAAGGACACGAGGGCTTTGAGGTCACACTCATCTGACAGGGTTGTGGCAATGGTGGCTCAACTCCAGAAGCAAAACAGGTACCAGCATATTCAAACAGTGTATCCTTTACATATCAAAGTGAGAAATTAGAAAGCAACATGGTCACGGGATCAGAAAGATGGTAGGGAGTGAGGTCAGCTGTGGAAAGCTTGAGGCTGGAAGGCGCTTCGCTGGCTTCATTTCTTTGGCTTCTTGGGCAGTGGCCTCTGGAACAGTAAGATGTGAGGTTTCTGGTTCATGGATCATATAATGAAGCCCCTGAGGGTGCACAGCTGGCCTCCAGACAACTCCCAACAGGATGCCATTTGGTGTCTTTATTAAAGcaaaaaatgaattcttttcaaAGACCTGATGACACAGATCCACTGAAGATTCTTGTGGTTAATGAAGGTGTAGTTGAAACAACTGGGGAAAACAGACTATGAAAACAGagttgggcatagtggcacacagcCTTAGTtatagcacttaggagacagaggcagagctctgtgagttcaaggccgtcCTAGTCTACCTAGAAAATTTCAGGACAGTTAGGGCCACATATGGAACAACgctatctcaaaatacaaaacaaaacaccctgaaAGAATCATTCACATAGGTTGTTTtccaaatacagagaaaaagagcACCAAATGCAtattgtttgtatgtttataaataaataaatgaatgtaactgAAAATCATTATAAGTGTGACATGTCAGAAAACTAATACAGCAAATACTAGTAAATGTATAAGTTTTTAAGTTATCAGCTCCCTGTACCCATTTGACCTCTGACTCTCTTTGTCACACTTGACTGGAGGGGACATTTAAAGGCAAACTATGGATGCCAACCCCATTTTTGACTAGGACTTGATTCCTCTTAAAATGAAGTCTGCCCTGTTTGGAACACTCAAGAGCTTTTGACATCCATTTCTGCCCACTTCTCCAGCCTCACTTACTGCTTTCATTAGGGCAGTTTCATCTCTCTACTAGTATTGATGTTGTCAATAATCCATCTTACAGCCACAGTGAGTTGTAAAGAacaggtttatttgggctcacagttctagTCCAAGGCCTTGGTGGCCACATACAATAATGGTTTTCTTGATAGCATATTCCTGAGGTATTGTATGCTACCCCACATCAAGAGACAAGGAATGTGCACACAAGGATGTTCACCCATGCACcaatgtacatgcatgtgtatgtgtgtgaacacacatgtgcccatgatgttttttttttttttgtcagcttaacacaagctggagtcaccaGAGAAAAAGGATCCTCAGTGgaaaaatgcctctatgagatccagctgtaaggcaattTTCTCAGTGATCCATGGAGGAAggcccagccccttgtgggtggttcTATGCCtagctggtgatcctgggttctataagaaagaaggctgacaatgcctggcaaatatagaagtgga of Mus pahari chromosome 4, PAHARI_EIJ_v1.1, whole genome shotgun sequence contains these proteins:
- the S100a11 gene encoding protein S100-A11, yielding MPTETERCIESLIAVFQKYSGKDGNNTHLSKTEFLSFMNTELAAFTKNQKDPGVLDRMMKKLDIDCDGQLDFQEFLNLIGGLAVACHDSFLRSSQKRI